The DNA segment ATAAACTTGGTTATTATAAAAAGCACTAATAGGATAACCTGCAAATGCAAAGATAATTCCTAAAAACAATGCTAAGTACAACGAAAACCCAAATATACTATTAATTTCTTGTTTAGTTAATGTTTTATTTTGAATAATAGCCGGACCTATTCCAAAATCGGCAAGCATTTGAAAAAATATCAAAAAGACATTTACAACAGCTACTATTCCATACTCATCTGGTGTTAAAATTCTTGACAGTATTGCAGTAACCAATAATTGAATCACAACATTAGAATATTTTCCTAATGCACTATAAAAAATTCCTTTTTTAAACTCTTCAGCCATTCCCATAATTTCTACAACTCCTAAATTCTTTTAATAAAGTTGTTAACTTTTTTAGCAATTAACAATCCTTACATAATGTATTTACTCTTATAATTTTAAATATTTTCTAAAGATCTATATTCATTCTATAGTTAAAAAATTTACTAGATAATCTTTACAAAAGGTAACGATACTATTTAAATAAAAAATATTGATTAACTAAATATTCTCTTAATCACGTTAAAGCTTTTTTGAAATTTCTTTCCTACTGTTACTCTCAACTGCATCACTTTTAGTGCCCCAGAATATTTTTCGTTTCTCATTAGTAGAATTAGTATTCTAACAAATGAGTTTTTTTCTTTTTCAGTTTCTATTTCGGAAATTGCTTGGTTAATTTTCGAATCATCCATTAGTTCTTCGATCCGTTCGGCTTTTTCAGTCCATGCTAATGGACAATCTTCCCAAGATAGGTTACTTAATTCTAAGTACAATGCACCCCAGTAGTGTTGATTCACTAAGTCACGATACTCTTTTTCCTTGTCCCAATACACCATCCAATCTTCAAAGTGCCTGGCAATTGTGTACTCATAAAAAAAGCGTTCTTTACGGTAGCGATTAACAGCCGAACCTTCTCGGAAGACATAATGATAATAGGCTTTTTGATGGTAATAAATGGTTTGGACATTCATTCCTACTTGTTGATTAAATAAAGCATCTTGCCCAACTTTTTGATTGGTAAATCGGCAATTGTGTCGCTTCAAAAAATCGTGTTTGTATAATTTATTCCATAAAGCATACGGAGATAAAGAAAAGTGTTTTCTAAATTGATCTTTAAAGGCTTCTTTTGTTAAAAGTCCATTTAACTCAAGTTTTTTTTCTATTGTCGTAATGTGGCCTTCTTTGTCTACTCTTTCATCATAGTATCCACAAACCACTACATCAACATTCGATTCGATTGCTTTTCCAACAGTTTCTTCAATTAAGTTCGTTTCAAAATAATCATCTGGATCCGCAAAATAGATGTACTCACCAGTCGCTCTATCCAATCCGGCATTTCTAGCAAACCCTGAACCGGCATTTTTTTGATGGATGACGCTTATACGAGGATCTTTTAACTGATATCGATCGCATATTTCTCCAGACGCATCGGTTGATCCATCATTCACTAAAATAATTTCACTATTGTTATACGTTTGATTCAGCGCACATTGGATTGCTTTTTCTAGTTGTTCTGCAACATTATATATAGGCATAATAATTGATACTTTCTTCATCTTTATACCCCTTTCACTTTACTGACACAATGACTTACCTATTATAGCATAATCAATTAACTGAAACATTACAGTTTTCTAAAGTCTGCGCTCAGTTTCCGATGTAATCTTTACCAAATTTTAACTCGGTAAGCGTTGACTTATTTTCGTTAAATGAGTAGACTTAACCTTGTTGAATAGAACTATTGAAATTAAAATTCGAAAAAAAGAGGGATAATATGGCCATTTTAGTAACTGGTGGTGCTGGTTATATCGGCAGCCATACAACTGTAGAATTATTGAATGCTGGACATGAAGTTGTCATCGTAGATAATTTTTCAAACAGCAAGCCTGAAGTGTTAAATCGAATTAAGGAAATTACTGGAAAATCGTTTTCTTTTTATGAAGTAGACGTATTAAATAAAAAAGAGTTAGAAGCAATTTTCAAACTTCATGACATTGAAGCTGTTATACACTTTGCGGGTTACAAAGCTGTAGGTGAATCCGTTAGTGAACCGTTAAAATATTACCACAATAACTTAACTAGCACCTTTGTTTTGGCTGAGTTAATGGAAGCTTATAATGTTAAAAAAATGGTTTTCAGTTCTTCTGCAACAGTTTATGGGATGAACAACATTTCTCCGTTAACTGAAGACTTGCTTTTAAGCACAACAAATCCATATGGCACAACTAAAATGATGATTGAACAAATCTTACAAGATGTTTATGTTTCGGATCCTTCTTGGAGTATCGCTTTACTTCGTTACTTCAATCCTATTGGAGCTCACGAGAGTGGACGAATTGGAGAAGATCCAAATGGGATTCCAAATAACCTAATGCCTTATATCACACAAGTTGCTGTAGGTAAACGGGATCAATTAAGTGTATTTGGTGGCGATTATGATACTGCAGATGGTACAGGCGTGCGCGATTACATTCATGTAGTTGATTTAGCTAAAGGCCACTTAAAAGCTGTTGAGAAAGTCCTTTCTACTGAAGGCATCGAAGCTTACAACCTTGGAACTGGCATTGGCTACAGTGTACTAGATGTCGTAACCAATTTCGAAAAGGCTACAGGAGAAAACGTGCCTTATTCGATTACAGACAGACGTCCTGGAGATATTGCTACATGTTATTCAGATGCTTCAAAAGCTGCTACAGAACTTAGCTGGAAAGCTGAACACACCCTAGAAGACATGTGTCGTGATTCTTGGAAGTGGCAAGAAACGAATCCAAACGGATACGAAGAACTAAACGTTGAACAAACCCACTAGTAAATAAACTCATTCCTAGACCTGATGATTCATTTCATTAGATATGGGGGTGTTTTTTTATTTTCTACTATTATAATGAGCAGTCCCTTTCCATGAACAAGTGGCACAGAAAATTGCCTCTATTCTTT comes from the Carnobacterium sp. 17-4 genome and includes:
- a CDS encoding glycosyltransferase; this encodes MKKVSIIMPIYNVAEQLEKAIQCALNQTYNNSEIILVNDGSTDASGEICDRYQLKDPRISVIHQKNAGSGFARNAGLDRATGEYIYFADPDDYFETNLIEETVGKAIESNVDVVVCGYYDERVDKEGHITTIEKKLELNGLLTKEAFKDQFRKHFSLSPYALWNKLYKHDFLKRHNCRFTNQKVGQDALFNQQVGMNVQTIYYHQKAYYHYVFREGSAVNRYRKERFFYEYTIARHFEDWMVYWDKEKEYRDLVNQHYWGALYLELSNLSWEDCPLAWTEKAERIEELMDDSKINQAISEIETEKEKNSFVRILILLMRNEKYSGALKVMQLRVTVGKKFQKSFNVIKRIFS
- the galE gene encoding UDP-glucose 4-epimerase GalE — translated: MAILVTGGAGYIGSHTTVELLNAGHEVVIVDNFSNSKPEVLNRIKEITGKSFSFYEVDVLNKKELEAIFKLHDIEAVIHFAGYKAVGESVSEPLKYYHNNLTSTFVLAELMEAYNVKKMVFSSSATVYGMNNISPLTEDLLLSTTNPYGTTKMMIEQILQDVYVSDPSWSIALLRYFNPIGAHESGRIGEDPNGIPNNLMPYITQVAVGKRDQLSVFGGDYDTADGTGVRDYIHVVDLAKGHLKAVEKVLSTEGIEAYNLGTGIGYSVLDVVTNFEKATGENVPYSITDRRPGDIATCYSDASKAATELSWKAEHTLEDMCRDSWKWQETNPNGYEELNVEQTH